Below is a genomic region from Sorghum bicolor cultivar BTx623 chromosome 9, Sorghum_bicolor_NCBIv3, whole genome shotgun sequence.
CGCTGAGGAAAGGGCCGACCACGAGCGTCGGGATGACGGTGATGAGGTCCACGCCGTGCTCCGCCGCGTACGCCATGGCCGCCTTCTCCGCTAGGGTTTTAGACACGAAGTACATCTGCCGGGTTCGCCAGGTGGACAACGTGTTGTCAGCAAGATCGCCATATATGGTGTGGGACATAGCAAAGTAAAATTTGTCCTAAAGGCACATATCCTCACATGGATCATAGATTCGTGTACAGTAGAAGAGAGACAATTTTTTACTATCTCTCCTGCTCGGCATGAATCTTAGTGTAAATCTTGTGGTCTATATTACGAGGACATGTGACCTTAGGGACATAAAAACTGTGTTCGACGGGACATGCATGGCCGTCGTAGGGCAGAGAAAGTCGCTACGTAGATACGTTACCCATCCGGTCATCTTGACGCGACGGCAGAAATCGACGTCGGTCCAGCTGTCCTCGTCGTAGACGGGCTTCCGCCGCTCCTCGACGTTGACAGTCCCAGCGGAGGAAGTGAAGACGATGCGACGTACGGTGCCGGCCTCCTTGCAGGCTTGCATGATGCTTATCATCCCTTCGACAGTCGGCTTGATTACCTCATTCTGCAAACATTATTatggggtgttaaagtttaacatgtatcgtaatatttttattttatttgacaattagtgtccaatcacaAAGTAATtcagtttaaaagattcgtctcgcaaattattctctatctatgtttttagtttcgtaaacaatctatatttaatatttcatgcatgtgtccaaacattcgatatgatagatgtttaaaaaaaaagatcgaTATATAGTAACCAAACAaggtcttaggccttgtttagttccgaaaagtgaaaagttttcggtactgtagcactttcgtttgtttgtgacaaatattatccaatcatggactaactaggatcaaaagattcgtctcgtgattttatgtaattagttttcgttttcgtctatatttaatgtttcatgcatgtgccacaagattcgatgtgacgaagaatcttgaaaactttttggttttcagggtgaactaaacaaggccttagtttaccTCAGGGTCTTTGGACTCGAAGTCCATGGGCGTGGCGACGTGGAAGACGCCGGTGCAGCCCCTGATGGCGTCGTCGAAGCTGCCTTCCACCGCCAGGTCGGCTTTCCACAAGGACAGGCGCTCCGTTGCTCCGGGAAGGTCCAGCAATGGCTTCGTCTTCTCGACGTTCGCTGGAGGACATGACACGACACGGAGCGAATCAAACGCTGGTTCCtcttactaaattttagctattaGTTACTCTTGaatgactaatggaactaaactattttagctccaaaCAAGACCAAAGTTTGGCTGCTAGCTCCACCAGCGACGACGTCGATGGACGCAGGACGATGGAGACAATACAATGATGCAAACGTACTCACCGGGATCGCGCACGGTCGCCCGGACGGTGTAGCCGGCGTGGAGGAGCTTCATGACGAGCCAGGagccgacgaagcccgacgccCCCGTCACCACCACCGGCCCTTTCGTCGCGCTCGCGCCTCCCTCAATCGCCTCCGCCATGTCGTTTTTCTCGGAGCTTTGCAGTGTGTTGCTCCTTGTGCTGCTAGCTCTTGGAGTACGTAGCCTCGTGCCCCCCGTCGACTCTATATATAGGAAAGGGACTGCCTAGCTAGTTGGTATCCATCGGGGCTGCGGTATCCCAAATGACTATAAGCTGTTTAATTGTTTAATTTTGATCTCACGGTTATGATCACATATTATATTTGAGGAGATAATAATAGGTAAAATATatgtttatttcatttttttattttgtaaagTAGGATAAATTTGGAAAGATTTAggtataattttttttctagattTGACATGCATGTCTAGTTTGGTGGATATGACAAATCTTTTTTATTTAGTAACTTTCAAATTGATATATTTGAATTACCATGTAGTTTTGCATagacttagagcatctctaagagatCCTCATATTTTGTTCCCAAAATATGATATTTTTGCCAACTCCTAAATTAGTATGAGGAAGGAAAAAaatcatctccaagagttttctatatttttatccTAAAAATTTTTTTCTCAGTATTTTTTTCCTATGACCCGGTCTTATGTTTTGTATTAGGAACCTTGAATTTATTTTTGTACGTATTTAAGCCTTTTCACCAGATCTTTCTCTCTTGCGTTTTTCTCACCTGGAACCATGTCTTTCTTCCTGCTTACTAGATAGGCAGGAAACTCCGCATGCGCGCATGCGTGCTCGGGAGAAATTTTGCGAGGTTGGCAAAGATGGGAAGGGAAGATGTCAAACTATTGGAGAGagttttttcttattttgctaaaaaaaattaatGATAGAAAAGCCGGATGgcaaattgttggagatgctcttagatcaTGTTTGGTTCCTCTTACTATATTTTAACCAACTTAAATTTAGTCACTTTACTAGCTAAACTTCCAAACACTCTGACAAAAAGAAGCTAAAATGGTTTAGTCactagtcacccaagagtaactAAAAATAGTTTTAATTAACTAAAAATTTAGCAAGGAaagccaaacaaggccttagtacatCTGAATTGGCATAAGGACGTGATTTGCATGTTTGTCAATGTGAAGTGTTCATTTGCATCACTTGTATAATGATATTTATTAGTTAGCGTGACTTGTTTATCCCTGACTTTGTATACTATTTAACCACTTTAATATAATTATTCATATAGAAATTTTTAAAGTAATTGTGTGGGTAGAGATTTAAAATTTGAGTGTAAAAGATCTTAAAACATATTTATCAATATATTTACCATGGAAAAGGAAGGACACACGGCTAAGAAAAAGGAAGGAGCATCCACGGTTTCTGTCCCCGTGATTTGGGGATAATTCAGcaatattttttcctttttactgaATTATTTGCATTGACTAATTaaattaaaaatctacaaaattcaaaaaaatcagTGATTTAGATTTATTTGAGATATTATCTCGTAAGAAGTAAATGATAATATACCATAGCATTGTCCGTCGGTTTGTTTTGTCAACAACCGGTTGTTGGAGCCGCAACCAAACTAGTACAAATAATTGCATTGCAGGAGACTCCCCTACATCCTGAATGAGAAGATGAAACCCTTTGAAATGGACAGCCAACGGCGAATACACCaccaagagcaactccaagagaagaGCTATCATGttatatattctatatttggCTATTTTGGAAGAGAAAAGAGAGTCCAACAACTATTGTatttggtttgctaaaatagcaagtcatCTATCCCTAGTTCTAGTATGGTAAATATAGCTTGCATGTCCCACTAGCCATATGATTTGCCGTATTAGAAAGACTGTTGgagatttttgttttttttacatgattttctattttaaAAGTTGGCTAAATCTTGAATTTAGCCATCTATTTTTATCaactctcttggagttgctctaagagtGCTTATCAGATACAATTCACAAGAAACttcaccaaaacaaaaacctTCCCCATCTGGAAGGCCTAAGCCCAAAGAAAGTGTCGTTTTTTCGCGTGGACACCACTACACCAGAAGATACTAACAGCAAATAACCTGAGCAAACGAAACTGGTATCAGGCTCCGATTTGCAAACTCTGCCGGAATGCCCCTGAGAACCCTACATCTGTGCAAAGACTGTACTTTTCACGAAAGAAGTATGGCACATGATTAGAAACTGGTTCAACCTCTCACAGATAAACAACGGCACATGATTAGAAACTGGTTCAACCTTTCACAGATAAACAACGTCGTGGATGGCTCAATCTACATATTCTGGAAAACACTGCAGAAGGGAAACTAATTCGCAAGACCTCACAAAACCTCCTTTGATGGAACTCTGCTTGTTTATCTGTGGTGGAATTTTTGGAAGGAGTGGAATCGGAGAACACGTACGTTTCAACAGCAGGGGAGTTGCAACCGAAGTGGCCCATCTGATCAAAGATGATATCCATCAGTAATAACCTGGCCATGCAGCAAAGCAAACCACCGACTAACTTTCGTCTCTACAAGTCGTTGCTCCTTTTACTTTGGTAGGATCTGTACTAGAGTATTAGCTGTTTGGGCTGCCTTACTTCTGGCTAGTAGCGCAGTCTGTTCCTTTTCACTACGTGAAAAATTTACTAAGAGAGCGCCCCTCCCCACACTGTAGGGGCGGTTAACATTTGAACCGCCCTTACAATGGGTGGGCAGCCAAGCACAAAGCCAGCCGCCCTTGCAGTGTTCTCTGTAGgggcggttggtgttaccagccgcccttacagtgggggaggcactgtaggggcggctggtaacaccaaccgcccCTACAGAGGTCTGTAGCATAAGTAGCCAGCccactcttcttcctccccgagccactcacttccactcgcaaaaaaaggtttgggaggccttgggcacctccctaaaatcactctaggaaggggggaggttttgaacttaaatcctttggtggggagcttgtttaaggtaagaaaatgctattcccaccctctaatccatgttttattggttggttagtgagcaatttacattttggttttctctctcttccatggaGCTTGAGCTTTGTGTTGACCAAATTAGAACTTATCTATGATGCTATTAGTGTAGAATAGGTAGAGACACCACCTTGCACCATCAATTAGGTGATATAGCTTTATTTTATTGGAGATTAATTGTAGTTTCATGTATGGAGAGAAAAGGCATTCTAGATCTAGggtttcctttttttgtttttgtttcatgaatttggaatgtggttggcatgaatagttattggtaaactaatagttgttgttaatattaattgtttctaataatggtagatcataattggtaaaattaattatgtctaataatcgtttctaacacaattattactaataatgatagataataattgttgctaaaaatggtagataataattgttacttattaattgttgctaataatggtagataatatttggtaatattaattatgtctaataatcgtttctaacacaattattaccaataatgatagctaataattgttgctaataatggtagataataattgttacttattaattattgctaataatggtagataataattggtacttattatttgttgctaataatggtagataataattgttacttattaattgttgctaataatggtagataataattgttacttattaattgttgctaataatggtagataataattggtactattaattatgtctaataatcatttctaacacaattattgctaataatgatagctactaattgttgctaataatggtagataataattgttacttattaattgttgctaataattattctcaactaattaatttttttatttatgtaaaGATGGAGAATAGGGCTACTTGGATGTATGGTTTGCCAAGGTACTCACAAGCCTATGCTGATGAGGTGGACAAATTTATTACAATCGCAGTGAATCATGCAAAGACATTGTCAACAGGAAATATTTGTTCAGTTATTTGTCCCTGTAAAGATTGCAAGAACCACTTAGCAACTTATGATGTGGAAATCATCAGATCACATCTGATTAGGCGAGGATTTGTCCCGAACTACACAGTATGGCTTCATCATGGTGAAGTAATGTTTCTTGATGGCAACGATGATGACCAAGAAGACGATGCTGAAGAAGGCCAATTGTTGTCCCAATACGCAGACATGTTTGAAGCACAAATGCAACATGATTCAGCAAATGAACAAGCACGTGGTGATGATGTCGGTGGTGTCGACAATAATGATGGGGATGTTGGCGGTGTTGACAATAATGATGTTGGAGCATGTGAGGGGGATGCAGAAAACTTTGACAACTTAGAGGAAATGCTTCGGGCCATTGGACCAGAAATACTACAACAGAAGAAGGGTCTAGAAAATCTAGATCGGGTGAAAACAGCGTCAAAGGAGACTGTGTATGGTGTTGAGAAGGGCTGTCCAACACATTGGACACTGCTCCGttttgtgcttgagctactcatcCTGAAGGCTAAGTACGGCTGGTCAGACTGCAGTTTTGACGATCTGTTGCATCTTCTGTCATCTGTGCTGCCACTGCCGAACTTAGTTCCCTCCAACACATACCATGCTAAGAAGGTCATAAGTCCATTGACAATGGGTGTTGAAAAGATCCATGCATGCCCCAACCATTGTATCCTTTTTCGTGGTGAAACGTTCGAAGGTCTGGATAAATGTCCTCGTTGTGGGGCAAGTCGGTACAAGGACAATGACCTTTACAGTGGTGGAGAAGCCTCCACCGGGAACAAGAGGAGTAAGAAGGGTTCCAAAAAGGTGGTACAAGAATCTCGACCTCCAGAGGACACCCCATTAGGCAACGacgcaaagaagagaaaaattccTGCCTTGGTAATGTGGTATCTGCCAGTGACCGACCGCTTGAGGCGTATTTTCCTGAACCCTAAGGAAGCCGCGCTCATGACATGGTGGGACGATGAGCGCAAGGTCGATGACGATGTGATTGCACACCCGGCCGATGGCAGTCAGTGGCAGGACTTCGATAATAACAACCCACTGTTCAGTTCGGACCCAAGGAATGTACGGTTTGCCTTGAGCACCGATGGAATGAATCCCTTCAACGAGAGGACGAGCAaccatagcacttggccagtgatcTTGACCATGTACAACATCCCAACGTGGTTGTGTCAGAAGAGAAAGTATCTTTTCCTCACTGTTCTTGTTTCTGGCCCTCAGCAACCAGGCTTTGAGATGGACGTGTTCCTCGAGCCTGTGATGGAAGAATTCGAGAAACTATGGAGGACAGGGGAGCTGATGTATGATGCTTTCCAAAAGGAGACCTTCACATTAAGAGCAATAATATTTGTGACTATCAACGACCACCCTGCATTGTTTGCCTTGTCTGGACAAATCAAAGGCAAGACAGGATGCTTAGTCTGTCTGGATGATACTAAATGGGTGTACCTAGATGGATCTAAGAAGACTGTTTACATCAGGAATCGTCGCTTTTTAAAGCAAGGTCACAAGTACCGCAGCAAAGTGTACTTAAAGTATTTTGGCAACATCCCAGAGGATGAAGATCGACCTCCGGAGAGACGTCATGATGGACAATATGTGTTCCAAATGGTGAAAAATATAAGTGTCATCtatggaaagaagaaaatggatGGAACACCTAGAGATAGAAGCACACCTCCTATTGAAGGCGTGCCTTTTAAGAAAAAGTCAATCTTCTTTCAGTATCTTGAATATTGGCAACAATTGGAGGTCCCCCATGCCATTGA
It encodes:
- the LOC8075972 gene encoding dihydroflavonol 4-reductase: MAEAIEGGASATKGPVVVTGASGFVGSWLVMKLLHAGYTVRATVRDPANVEKTKPLLDLPGATERLSLWKADLAVEGSFDDAIRGCTGVFHVATPMDFESKDPENEVIKPTVEGMISIMQACKEAGTVRRIVFTSSAGTVNVEERRKPVYDEDSWTDVDFCRRVKMTGWMYFVSKTLAEKAAMAYAAEHGVDLITVIPTLVVGPFLSAGMPPSLVTAMALVTGNEAHYSILKQVQFIHLDDLCDAHLFLFEHPAAAGRYVCSAADATIHGLAAMLRERYPEYNIPRRFPGIDDDLQLVRFSSKKLLDHGFTFRYTTMENMYDAAIRTCREKGLIPLATAGGEGGSASAGAPGPGGTDAAISA